From the genome of Bacteroides sp. MSB163, one region includes:
- a CDS encoding DMT family transporter, giving the protein MKNSTSAVVYACIAVLSWSTVATAFKIALTHLTHFEMLLIASCTSLVIFALLLTFQKKWRLVSELSGRQWGYFALLGLLNPVAYYLVLFKAYDLLPAQVAQPINYAWPIVLLILLALFAHQPIPPKKYIGMFISLGGVVLISVGTGQSGGMDIPVHGLLLAALSALLWAMYWMINNKFKDKTDGSIALFMSFLFGTVYLLIGAVRVGVHLNTLPGILSGIYVGGFEMGIPFIFFSLAMRKTSNPALVNQLCYLSPFLSLFFIAIILGEQIVFTTYIGLALIVMGIMFNQYLVEK; this is encoded by the coding sequence ATGAAAAACAGTACAAGTGCCGTTGTTTATGCCTGCATTGCAGTGCTTAGTTGGTCTACTGTAGCCACTGCCTTTAAGATAGCTTTAACGCATCTAACTCATTTTGAGATGCTACTGATAGCCAGTTGTACTTCATTAGTCATATTTGCCCTTTTGCTGACTTTCCAGAAGAAGTGGAGACTGGTGTCGGAACTTTCCGGTCGCCAATGGGGATATTTTGCATTGTTGGGATTGCTGAACCCTGTCGCTTATTATCTGGTGTTGTTCAAGGCTTATGATCTGCTACCTGCACAAGTAGCGCAGCCCATCAACTATGCATGGCCTATTGTGCTGCTTATTCTGTTGGCCTTGTTTGCCCATCAGCCCATACCCCCGAAGAAATATATTGGCATGTTCATTTCGCTGGGCGGAGTGGTACTTATTTCAGTTGGTACAGGGCAGTCGGGAGGTATGGATATACCTGTGCATGGTTTGCTGTTGGCGGCATTGAGTGCTTTGCTGTGGGCCATGTATTGGATGATAAACAATAAGTTCAAAGATAAAACAGATGGTAGTATCGCTCTGTTTATGAGTTTCCTGTTCGGCACGGTTTATTTGTTGATAGGAGCTGTGAGAGTGGGGGTGCACCTTAATACATTGCCCGGTATCTTGTCGGGTATATATGTCGGCGGGTTTGAAATGGGTATTCCTTTCATCTTTTTCAGCCTTGCCATGCGGAAAACATCCAATCCGGCACTGGTCAACCAGCTTTGTTACTTATCTCCCTTCTTGTCTTTATTCTTCATTGCAATCATATTGGGTGAACAGATTGTGTTTACAACTTACATCGGTCTTGCATTGATTGTAATGGGAATTATGTTCAATCAATATCTGGTGGAGAAATGA
- a CDS encoding DUF6055 domain-containing protein, translating to MRKYILLLSVFLLISCSSEAQNTPVPVGKAFYIPKDLQGMDLQNPESKWSYHRMACTENFVIFWEKGFGNDLSNPPQLEGHDMQVDLPNLMEKLETFYRFFRDTLEFSRPGSKCDKYRMMVMLNYSLEGTAYGGDYDGEIGALWIAPNRVQDKKLNCIAHELGHSFQAQISCDGQGEAWGGCGFFEMTSQWMLWQVNPEWITDEKYHWDAFMKLTHKAYLHMENIYHSPYVLEYWGMKRGLPIIAELYRQGKRGEDPVITYKRLAALNQKQFCDEMFDTYRHFINWDFPRVWKETRPYANKYTSQLIAQPDGWYGIAPENCPENYGFNAIPLAIPQPGEKLKVDFCGEAGKEGYTAIHTDKAGWRYGFVAVTAEGKSIYGEMGDNSGKSIIFTAPKNQTLTHLWLVVMGAPTEHWMNPAPGEKDAQWPYRIRVTGSNPL from the coding sequence ATGAGAAAATATATCTTACTACTGTCGGTCTTTTTACTAATAAGCTGTAGTTCTGAAGCTCAGAATACTCCGGTACCTGTTGGCAAAGCCTTTTATATTCCCAAAGACCTTCAGGGAATGGACTTACAAAATCCTGAAAGTAAATGGAGTTATCACCGTATGGCTTGTACAGAGAACTTTGTCATCTTCTGGGAAAAAGGGTTTGGGAATGATTTATCCAATCCGCCTCAGTTGGAAGGGCACGATATGCAGGTCGATTTACCGAATCTGATGGAAAAGTTGGAGACCTTTTACCGTTTCTTCCGTGATACATTGGAGTTCTCGCGTCCCGGTTCCAAGTGCGACAAGTATCGCATGATGGTGATGCTGAACTATTCCCTGGAAGGCACAGCCTATGGTGGAGATTATGACGGAGAAATTGGTGCTTTATGGATTGCCCCCAACCGTGTGCAAGATAAGAAATTGAACTGCATCGCCCATGAATTGGGACATAGTTTTCAGGCACAGATCAGTTGCGATGGGCAGGGCGAAGCCTGGGGAGGATGCGGTTTCTTTGAAATGACTTCGCAATGGATGCTGTGGCAGGTTAATCCCGAATGGATTACTGATGAAAAATATCATTGGGATGCTTTCATGAAACTGACTCACAAGGCCTATCTCCACATGGAGAATATTTATCATTCACCTTACGTTTTGGAATATTGGGGCATGAAACGGGGACTTCCCATCATAGCCGAACTTTACCGTCAGGGAAAGCGGGGAGAAGACCCGGTTATCACCTACAAACGTTTGGCTGCTTTGAATCAGAAACAATTCTGTGACGAGATGTTTGATACTTATCGCCACTTTATCAATTGGGATTTTCCGCGCGTCTGGAAAGAAACACGCCCGTATGCCAATAAATATACTTCTCAGCTAATAGCTCAGCCGGATGGTTGGTATGGGATAGCACCGGAGAATTGTCCTGAAAATTATGGATTCAATGCTATTCCTTTGGCTATTCCTCAGCCGGGAGAGAAATTGAAAGTGGACTTTTGTGGAGAAGCGGGAAAGGAAGGATATACTGCAATCCATACAGATAAGGCAGGTTGGCGTTATGGTTTTGTTGCTGTAACAGCAGAAGGTAAATCTATTTATGGCGAAATGGGCGATAATAGCGGGAAAAGTATTATTTTTACAGCTCCAAAAAATCAAACTCTGACCCACTTGTGGTTGGTTGTGATGGGAGCGCCGACGGAGCATTGGATGAATCCCGCTCCGGGAGAGAAAGATGCTCAATGGCCATATCGCATCAGGGTTACGGGAAGCAATCCTTTATAA
- a CDS encoding RagB/SusD family nutrient uptake outer membrane protein: protein MRRNILKGVIWALLSISTVSCSDFLDLNPHDSISDAAVWENMDLAEAFLNNCYTYIEGENENGVPFCSYTDELFHRTGYATEVYTLGNVSCDNYNVGFSDARGDTWNFYYSAIKKVNQLLENIDKVPVNVSNESRKTYIIGQAYFLRAFFYHQLYSLYGRVPLIDCTFDIDSDWAETRAEMDDVADFIVKDCELAIEKLPLQYESSNDFGRATRGAAMAVKARTLLYKASPLFGTPSTEKWKEAAKASKDIIDLSIYSLPSVNSSEEYAALFYNTQNPEIIFQKLYNNKGTYGSALHYLFQSPNGPYNGYNGWGVWLPTYDIVNAFQKEDGSEYTVEGLASYNISLPSIDPETNQIIYKDATIEATEIQPWKGRELRFYANILYDGAMWGYGDDNHAIAIYEPGEEGVLPGEQSPSYTDGEYWNATQTGYYMRKFLDPNYDQYSETIMDTTPWIFFRLAEFYLNYAECQIELGNNAEALKYINYIRNRALLPDAPGTDIRAEYEYERKIELMFEGQRFFDLRRWKRMEETYAKDNWPTGLKIYKLKDGTLLYQHNTTPLQQRKFIAPQMYWMPVPRYELNKCPNLDGKPYED, encoded by the coding sequence ATGAGAAGAAATATATTGAAAGGAGTCATTTGGGCTTTGCTGAGCATTAGTACTGTGTCATGCTCAGACTTCTTGGACCTGAATCCACACGATTCAATCAGTGATGCGGCAGTATGGGAAAACATGGACTTGGCAGAAGCATTCCTGAACAATTGCTACACATACATAGAAGGTGAAAATGAGAACGGTGTGCCTTTCTGTAGCTATACGGATGAGTTGTTTCATCGTACTGGTTACGCAACTGAAGTCTATACATTGGGCAATGTTTCATGCGATAATTACAACGTAGGTTTCTCGGACGCCAGAGGTGATACGTGGAATTTCTATTATAGTGCTATTAAGAAAGTTAACCAGTTACTTGAGAATATAGACAAAGTGCCCGTTAATGTAAGTAATGAAAGCCGGAAGACATATATCATCGGGCAGGCTTATTTCTTGCGTGCTTTCTTCTATCATCAACTTTACTCGCTCTACGGACGAGTGCCTTTGATAGACTGCACTTTTGATATTGATTCCGACTGGGCGGAGACTCGTGCCGAGATGGACGATGTGGCGGATTTTATTGTAAAAGATTGTGAACTTGCCATTGAAAAGCTACCTTTACAATACGAAAGTAGTAATGACTTTGGACGTGCTACTCGTGGGGCGGCTATGGCTGTTAAGGCTCGTACATTGCTCTATAAGGCGAGCCCGTTGTTCGGAACACCTTCTACTGAGAAGTGGAAAGAGGCCGCTAAGGCAAGTAAGGATATCATAGACCTGAGTATATACAGTCTGCCGTCTGTAAATAGTAGCGAAGAGTATGCTGCTTTGTTCTACAATACGCAGAATCCGGAAATCATTTTCCAGAAACTATATAACAATAAAGGTACTTACGGAAGTGCTCTGCACTACCTTTTTCAGTCACCTAATGGCCCTTACAATGGGTATAATGGTTGGGGTGTATGGTTACCCACTTATGACATCGTCAATGCTTTCCAAAAGGAAGATGGTAGTGAATACACCGTCGAGGGCTTAGCTTCCTACAATATCTCCTTGCCGAGTATAGATCCGGAAACCAATCAGATTATCTATAAGGATGCAACGATTGAAGCTACAGAAATCCAGCCATGGAAAGGTCGTGAACTGCGTTTTTATGCCAATATTCTGTATGATGGAGCCATGTGGGGATATGGTGACGATAACCATGCTATTGCCATCTACGAACCAGGTGAGGAAGGTGTGCTTCCGGGGGAACAATCTCCCAGTTATACTGATGGAGAATACTGGAATGCTACTCAGACGGGTTACTATATGCGTAAATTTTTAGACCCGAACTATGACCAATATAGTGAAACCATTATGGACACCACTCCCTGGATTTTTTTCCGTTTAGCTGAATTCTATCTGAATTATGCTGAATGTCAGATTGAACTTGGAAATAACGCTGAGGCTTTGAAGTATATCAACTACATTCGAAATCGCGCTCTTCTGCCCGATGCTCCGGGAACGGATATTCGTGCTGAATACGAATATGAGCGCAAGATAGAGTTAATGTTTGAAGGACAGCGTTTCTTCGACCTTCGCCGTTGGAAAAGAATGGAAGAGACTTATGCTAAAGACAACTGGCCTACCGGTTTGAAGATTTATAAATTGAAAGACGGGACATTACTCTATCAGCATAATACGACTCCATTACAACAGCGCAAGTTCATTGCTCCACAGATGTACTGGATGCCTGTTCCACGTTATGAGTTGAATAAGTGCCCGAATCTTGACGGAAAGCCTTACGAGGATTAA
- a CDS encoding SusC/RagA family TonB-linked outer membrane protein, translating into MKTHENRALFSKAVLKATTCLFLAAGASVSPAFAFPEMAESMGIEVVQQSGTITGKVADSSGEAIIGASVVVKGTTNGTITDIDGNFTLDVPAKATLVISYIGYTTVELPVDGKQTLSITLKEDTEMLDEVVVVGYGTQKKATLTGSISQVGGDELRKLAAVNLTNTLAGKTAGVIANTRSGEPGEDNADILIRGKGTLGSTAPLIVVDGIADRSFSRLNPEDIESISVLKDASAAIYGARAANGVILVTTKRGAEGKVKVNYSGNVSFSQPTRIPEMLSSYQYATYVNEFDAAQGNTLTYPETAMSKIQDGSDPISFPNTDWWGAVAKNWATNTQHSLSISGGNDKLSFYSSAQYMYQDAIYKNTPQDYNQYQFTTNIDAQINKSIKFSMDILGRQEVRNRGIYSTEDLFGYFLTTNPMSAPYFPNGLLRIGYDGITNNALLMVSDTPGTNKTNNHILNLKPRIRIDLDIITPGLYAEGYAALDYAFNDGKSMNTPYDIYSYSSATDEYTNHRDATGAISVSSWSNKSNTATLNARIGYNRTFKEAHRIDAFVSYEQSKYTYSGLSGYRTNYLSSALPDLDFGSKVDADKDNGGNSNETARQNWFGRINYGYKDKYLAEFTLRYDGSMNFAQGHRWGLFPSISAGWVISQEDFFAPLLDAISFLKIKGSWGMMGNDNITAYQYLSMYSFNSGKSYAFGTDPSYVQGIYETRTANPLVTWEKAKTWNIGFSAQFLHGKLGLDVDYFQSHRNDILITRNASVPTYSGLSLPAENLGKVKNHGIELVASYRDKSGDFEWGATGNLTYANNEVVYMDEAIKTPEWQRATGHPIDGITVYKALGIYQTQEQIDATPHLPGTKPGDLIYQDTNGDKSITWDDAVRIDKSTTPKWIFGLTLNGAWKGIDVNVFFQGQADAEQLVMPAMNMPTDFYEGRWIETNTAEQNANAKWPRAFMKAAAVDNRNSLSSTWWLRDASFVRLKSAEIGYTFPKMMIKKLGLEKLRIYANGNNLFTIDSMGIFDPEMTAGIKGYPIQRTLTFGANVTF; encoded by the coding sequence ATGAAGACACATGAAAATCGGGCCTTGTTCAGCAAAGCTGTTTTAAAGGCTACAACCTGTCTTTTCCTTGCAGCAGGTGCCAGTGTGAGTCCGGCATTTGCGTTTCCGGAAATGGCAGAGTCTATGGGAATTGAGGTTGTGCAGCAATCTGGCACTATAACAGGTAAAGTAGCCGATTCAAGCGGTGAAGCAATAATTGGCGCCAGTGTAGTAGTGAAAGGTACTACAAATGGAACGATAACCGATATTGATGGAAATTTTACTCTGGATGTTCCCGCAAAAGCGACTCTGGTGATTTCATACATAGGTTACACAACTGTTGAACTTCCGGTAGATGGAAAGCAAACGCTCAGCATTACTTTGAAAGAAGATACAGAGATGCTGGATGAGGTGGTGGTAGTAGGTTACGGTACCCAGAAAAAGGCAACCTTGACTGGTTCCATCTCGCAGGTAGGCGGGGATGAACTGAGAAAGCTAGCTGCCGTAAACCTCACAAATACTCTTGCTGGTAAGACGGCGGGTGTCATTGCCAATACACGTTCCGGTGAGCCGGGTGAAGATAATGCCGATATCCTGATTCGCGGTAAGGGAACTTTGGGAAGTACTGCCCCGCTGATTGTAGTAGATGGTATTGCCGACCGCTCGTTCAGCCGACTAAATCCTGAAGATATCGAATCCATTTCCGTATTGAAGGATGCTTCCGCTGCTATCTATGGTGCACGTGCGGCTAATGGCGTTATCCTAGTCACCACCAAGCGCGGTGCCGAAGGCAAAGTGAAGGTGAATTATAGCGGCAATGTCTCTTTCTCCCAACCTACACGCATTCCCGAAATGCTGAGTTCTTATCAGTATGCCACTTACGTCAATGAATTCGATGCCGCGCAAGGCAATACCTTGACTTATCCGGAAACGGCCATGTCCAAGATTCAGGACGGAAGCGACCCTATCAGCTTCCCCAATACTGACTGGTGGGGAGCAGTGGCTAAGAATTGGGCTACCAATACCCAGCATAGCCTCTCCATTAGTGGTGGTAACGACAAACTGTCATTCTACTCTTCGGCACAATACATGTATCAGGATGCCATTTACAAAAATACTCCACAGGACTACAATCAATATCAGTTCACTACCAATATTGATGCGCAGATTAATAAATCCATCAAGTTCAGTATGGACATCTTGGGGAGGCAGGAAGTGCGTAACCGAGGCATATACTCTACCGAAGACCTTTTCGGGTACTTTCTCACCACCAATCCGATGTCAGCTCCTTACTTCCCGAACGGATTATTAAGGATAGGATATGACGGTATCACTAACAATGCCCTTCTGATGGTGTCCGACACTCCGGGAACCAACAAGACGAATAATCATATCCTGAACCTGAAACCTAGAATCCGCATTGACCTGGATATAATAACTCCGGGATTGTATGCTGAAGGCTACGCTGCGCTGGACTATGCATTCAATGACGGCAAGAGTATGAATACACCTTATGATATCTATTCCTATAGTTCTGCTACCGATGAATATACCAATCATCGCGACGCCACGGGTGCCATCAGCGTAAGTTCTTGGTCTAATAAAAGCAATACTGCAACACTGAATGCCCGTATCGGCTACAACCGCACCTTTAAGGAAGCCCATCGGATAGATGCTTTCGTGTCCTACGAACAGAGTAAATATACGTATAGCGGCTTAAGCGGTTATCGTACCAATTATCTTTCTTCCGCATTGCCTGATTTGGACTTCGGCAGTAAGGTGGATGCAGATAAAGACAATGGTGGAAACTCTAATGAAACAGCACGTCAGAATTGGTTCGGACGTATCAATTATGGTTATAAGGATAAATATCTGGCTGAGTTTACTCTCCGTTATGATGGTTCCATGAACTTCGCGCAAGGACACCGTTGGGGACTTTTCCCATCCATATCTGCAGGATGGGTTATCTCTCAGGAAGATTTTTTTGCCCCATTGCTGGACGCCATCAGCTTCCTAAAGATTAAAGGTTCTTGGGGTATGATGGGTAACGATAACATTACGGCTTATCAATATCTGTCTATGTATTCTTTTAATAGTGGTAAATCGTATGCTTTCGGTACAGACCCCAGCTATGTGCAAGGTATTTATGAAACGCGTACTGCGAATCCGTTGGTGACTTGGGAAAAGGCTAAAACATGGAATATTGGTTTTTCTGCACAATTCCTGCATGGTAAGTTGGGCTTGGACGTTGACTATTTTCAGTCACACCGTAATGATATTTTGATTACCCGCAACGCTTCCGTTCCCACTTACTCCGGACTTTCGCTGCCGGCAGAGAATCTGGGTAAGGTAAAGAATCATGGTATTGAACTTGTTGCCAGTTATCGCGATAAATCAGGTGACTTTGAATGGGGAGCAACCGGTAATCTCACTTATGCCAACAATGAAGTGGTTTATATGGACGAAGCCATCAAAACTCCTGAATGGCAACGCGCTACAGGTCATCCCATTGATGGTATCACCGTATATAAAGCTTTAGGCATCTATCAGACACAAGAACAGATTGACGCCACTCCACATCTTCCGGGAACCAAACCGGGTGACCTGATCTATCAGGATACTAATGGCGATAAGAGTATCACTTGGGATGATGCTGTTCGCATTGACAAATCCACCACTCCGAAATGGATATTCGGTCTAACGTTAAACGGTGCCTGGAAGGGAATCGACGTGAATGTATTCTTTCAAGGTCAGGCAGATGCCGAGCAACTGGTGATGCCTGCAATGAATATGCCGACCGACTTCTACGAAGGTCGTTGGATTGAAACCAATACTGCGGAACAGAATGCAAACGCCAAATGGCCGCGTGCTTTCATGAAGGCGGCTGCGGTAGATAACCGCAACTCACTTTCATCCACCTGGTGGCTGCGCGACGCTTCGTTTGTACGCCTGAAATCAGCGGAGATAGGATATACTTTCCCGAAAATGATGATTAAAAAGCTCGGTCTTGAAAAGTTACGTATCTACGCCAACGGAAACAATCTCTTTACCATTGACAGCATGGGCATCTTCGACCCTGAAATGACTGCCGGCATCAAGGGATATCCTATTCAGCGTACGTTGACTTTCGGAGCAAATGTTACATTCTAA
- a CDS encoding glycoside hydrolase family 127 protein, producing the protein MKKRIQFLFGSIALLGMSACSEPYVQPDAPIKEVPFTQVHLNDNFWTPRIETNRTVSIPSAFKECEKNGRFDNFAIAGGLMKGEHRGDFSFDDTDPYKIIEGASYSLAVKYDKALDAYLDSVISLIAAAQEPDGYLTTCVTNKCYRLSGWWGKNRWEKINSHELYNSGHLYEAAVAHYRATGKRSLLDVAIKNADLVCQVFGPDEGQKHVPSGHPIAEMALAKLYKVTGDEKYLKMAKYFVEETGRGTDGHRLSEYSQDHKPILLQDEIVGHAVRAGYLYSGVADVAALTQDTAYFNALSRIWENMASKKLFITGGIGSRPQGEGFGPNYELNNHTAYCETCAAIANVYWNHRMFLATGNAKYADVLERALYNGVISGVSLSGDKFFYDNPLESMGQHERQHWFGCACCPGNVTRFMASVPYYMYATQGNDIYVNLYIQSKADLNTDSNNIALEQTTEYPWEGTVSILVTPEKEQEFALRFRIPGWAQDAPVPTDLYSFTDKAGAYSISVNGKKVNAKQYDGYATISRTWKAGDVVEISLPMDVRRIKANDNVEDDRGKLAIERGPIMFCLEGKDQADSTVFNKFIPDATPMEAAYDANLLNGVVVLTGNAKEVGKDGSVKEVPFKAIPYSTWNNRGADQMAVWIPEAAEYARPIPEPTIASKARTLMIQAPIQKDAPESASVESWAWGVNDQWEPKRSSDISKPYHYWWLRNGTLETLAYQFDQPYTVSNVQVYWLDFDHYDGNFRVPESWKLYYKDGKTWKEVEALNDYVVKKDCYNSLDFKPVKTTGLKIAAQLQKGASGGVIEWKVN; encoded by the coding sequence ATGAAGAAACGAATCCAATTCCTTTTCGGTAGCATCGCCCTCCTGGGCATGAGTGCTTGCAGCGAACCCTACGTTCAGCCTGATGCTCCGATTAAAGAAGTTCCTTTTACACAAGTTCATCTGAACGATAACTTCTGGACTCCGCGTATTGAAACCAATCGTACAGTCTCCATACCTTCCGCATTTAAAGAATGTGAGAAGAACGGACGCTTCGATAATTTTGCCATTGCCGGAGGATTAATGAAGGGTGAACACCGTGGTGATTTCTCTTTTGACGATACCGATCCTTATAAGATAATAGAAGGAGCCTCCTACTCGCTGGCTGTGAAGTATGACAAAGCACTGGATGCTTATCTGGATAGTGTCATCTCCCTTATCGCAGCCGCTCAGGAACCGGACGGCTACCTCACTACGTGCGTAACTAATAAATGCTACCGTCTTTCCGGCTGGTGGGGAAAGAATCGTTGGGAAAAGATTAATAGTCATGAACTTTATAATAGCGGTCACTTGTATGAAGCTGCCGTTGCACACTATCGCGCAACAGGTAAACGCTCCTTGCTTGATGTAGCTATCAAAAATGCCGACCTTGTTTGTCAGGTGTTTGGCCCCGATGAAGGGCAAAAGCATGTTCCTTCCGGACATCCCATTGCCGAAATGGCGCTTGCTAAATTATATAAAGTGACAGGTGATGAGAAATATCTGAAAATGGCTAAATACTTCGTGGAGGAGACCGGACGCGGAACAGACGGTCATCGTCTCAGCGAATACAGTCAGGATCATAAACCCATTTTGCTGCAAGATGAGATTGTGGGGCATGCCGTGCGTGCCGGATATCTTTATTCTGGTGTTGCCGATGTGGCTGCCCTAACCCAGGACACAGCTTATTTCAACGCACTGAGTCGTATTTGGGAGAATATGGCAAGCAAGAAGCTTTTTATTACCGGAGGTATCGGTTCCCGTCCGCAGGGTGAAGGTTTCGGACCTAACTATGAACTGAACAATCATACCGCATATTGCGAAACTTGTGCAGCCATCGCCAATGTTTATTGGAATCACCGCATGTTTCTGGCTACGGGAAACGCCAAATATGCCGATGTGTTGGAACGTGCACTTTATAATGGTGTGATTTCGGGTGTTTCCCTTAGCGGTGATAAGTTCTTCTATGATAATCCGCTCGAATCTATGGGGCAGCACGAACGCCAGCATTGGTTTGGTTGTGCTTGCTGTCCGGGTAATGTAACCCGCTTCATGGCTTCCGTACCTTATTATATGTACGCCACCCAGGGCAATGATATTTATGTCAATCTTTATATCCAAAGTAAAGCTGACCTTAATACGGACAGCAATAATATAGCTTTGGAACAGACTACTGAATATCCTTGGGAAGGAACGGTTTCCATCTTAGTTACTCCCGAGAAAGAGCAGGAATTTGCTTTGCGTTTCCGTATTCCGGGTTGGGCGCAGGATGCTCCCGTACCAACGGATCTTTACTCATTTACTGATAAGGCAGGTGCTTACAGCATCTCTGTTAACGGTAAGAAAGTAAATGCTAAACAATATGATGGCTACGCTACTATTTCACGTACCTGGAAAGCGGGTGATGTGGTAGAAATCAGTCTTCCGATGGATGTGCGCCGTATTAAAGCCAATGATAATGTGGAAGATGATCGTGGTAAACTGGCTATCGAACGTGGTCCTATCATGTTTTGTCTGGAAGGCAAAGATCAGGCTGACAGCACTGTTTTCAACAAGTTTATTCCTGATGCCACTCCAATGGAAGCAGCTTATGACGCTAATCTGTTGAACGGTGTTGTAGTGCTGACCGGTAATGCGAAAGAAGTGGGTAAAGATGGTAGTGTGAAAGAGGTTCCTTTTAAAGCCATTCCTTATTCAACCTGGAATAATCGCGGTGCAGACCAAATGGCAGTTTGGATTCCTGAAGCTGCCGAATATGCCCGTCCTATTCCCGAGCCGACAATTGCCAGCAAGGCACGGACTCTGATGATACAGGCTCCTATCCAGAAAGACGCTCCTGAATCAGCCTCAGTAGAAAGCTGGGCATGGGGGGTGAATGACCAATGGGAACCGAAACGTTCATCGGATATTTCTAAGCCTTATCACTATTGGTGGTTGAGAAATGGAACGCTGGAAACGCTGGCTTACCAATTTGATCAACCGTACACCGTTTCGAATGTACAGGTTTATTGGCTGGATTTCGATCATTACGATGGAAACTTCCGCGTGCCGGAAAGCTGGAAACTCTATTATAAAGATGGTAAAACTTGGAAAGAAGTAGAGGCATTGAATGACTATGTGGTGAAGAAGGACTGCTACAATAGTCTTGATTTTAAACCGGTAAAGACGACAGGATTGAAAATTGCCGCTCAGTTGCAGAAAGGTGCTTCGGGTGGGGTGATTGAATGGAAAGTAAACTAA
- a CDS encoding type II toxin-antitoxin system HicB family antitoxin — MQKLINEWVQKKNLSNGSRVIFKNEDKRSVQELTEAFHEAVNDYLAYCEEEGIQPHKSYSGLLNVRLTPEIHSRVAMLAQRAGISINAFIKQALEKQITAML, encoded by the coding sequence TTGCAAAAACTTATAAATGAATGGGTACAAAAGAAAAACTTATCGAACGGTTCGAGAGTTATCTTTAAAAATGAAGATAAACGAAGCGTTCAGGAATTAACAGAAGCCTTCCATGAAGCGGTCAATGATTATCTGGCATATTGCGAAGAGGAAGGAATACAGCCACATAAAAGTTACTCAGGATTATTAAACGTTCGTCTAACCCCTGAAATACATAGTCGTGTGGCAATGCTGGCACAACGTGCCGGAATCTCAATCAATGCTTTTATCAAGCAAGCATTAGAAAAGCAAATTACAGCAATGTTATAA